The Alicyclobacillus macrosporangiidus CPP55 genome segment TGATCCGGCCTACAGGCGATTGTCCAGAAATCCGACACAAACCCATCCTGCGCCGGTCCATTGCCTTCCCTCCTCCCCGGTACGCATAAAAAAACCCATCGGCTGAACACCGACAGGTCAGATGCTTTCCATTCACCGTTTGCCGCCATCCTTGCGCTTTCCGTCACTCTTTTGCTTGCCATCACTCTTGTGCTTTCCGTCACTCTTATGCTTGCCGTCACTCCTGTGCTTGCCATCGCTCTTGTGCTTTCCGTCACTCTTTTGCTTGCCGTCACTCCTGTGCTTGCCATCGCTCTTGTGCTTTCCGTCACTCTTTTGCTTGCCGTCACTCCTGTGCTTGCCATCACTCCTGTGCTTGCCGTCGCTCTTTTGCTTGCTACCGTCCCTTTCGGAAACCCCCACCTGCTGCAGTTCCTGGCGGACAATCTTCCGGATCAGCTCCTGGAGCTGGGCCTGCCGCTGGTTCCCCATCGCAATCTCTCCTTCAAACCGTGTGGTAACACAGTATGTTGGGGATACCCAGGATGAATAGGCAGACGCGGTGACCCGGCCCGTTGAAAGTCCGTCGAGAAGGGAGGGCAACCTGAAGTCCGTGGCACGAGATCGCCTGTGGCATGGGCGAGGTGTACTTTGCCCATGGCCCATCCGGAGTCGGACCTGCACACGTGCGGCCTGTGCAGAGGGAGCCACAAAAAAACAGCGCCTATTCGGCGCTGCCGGATGCCCGCCCGACGCGGACCGGTATGGGATCCGCTTCCGCGTGAACAGGCTGCTTCAGGCTCAGGAGCAGGGTCTCCAACTCGTACAGTTTGCCCTCGATACGGTGCAGGTGGCTCTGCATATCGTCGATTTCCTGCTCAGCCTTGTAGTTGATGGCGAAGTCGATGATGGATTCGTGCTTGTCGCGCGCCGCCTGGCGGTTCTGGCTCATCATGATGATGGGCGCCTGAAACGCCGCGATGAACGACAACACCACGTTGAGCAGGCTGAACGGCGGGTTGTCGAAATGCCACGTGAAACTGACCGTGTTCCACACAATCCACAGGAGCAGAAAGACGGCGAAACTGATGATGAACACCCAGCTGCCGCCGAACTTCGCGATCCGATCCGCGAGGCGGTCCGCCCACGTGGTCTTGCGCAGGTATTCCTCGTCGAGATGCGCCATGATCCGGCTCTCGTAATGGTTGACCAAACGGTCGATCCGCTTGACGTCGTCCTCGTTGATGGGAATGTCGAAGCCTTCCAGGCGGACGCCGTTGTGATCGAGATCCTGCGGCTTGACGTAATAGTTCTTCTTGCC includes the following:
- a CDS encoding DUF1003 domain-containing protein, which encodes MRIEGARAGLVRVCQLSREGELINVGKKNYYVKPQDLDHNGVRLEGFDIPINEDDVKRIDRLVNHYESRIMAHLDEEYLRKTTWADRLADRIAKFGGSWVFIISFAVFLLLWIVWNTVSFTWHFDNPPFSLLNVVLSFIAAFQAPIIMMSQNRQAARDKHESIIDFAINYKAEQEIDDMQSHLHRIEGKLYELETLLLSLKQPVHAEADPIPVRVGRASGSAE